A genomic stretch from Microplitis mediator isolate UGA2020A chromosome 10, iyMicMedi2.1, whole genome shotgun sequence includes:
- the LOC130676557 gene encoding uncharacterized protein LOC130676557, whose amino-acid sequence MKIYLNNELLYYQNLLVTEYVKQCSKSDPQLKKCLIDALHHLRPYLKTGIPEIELPSVEPFLMDELTLSLTGGSNGYRVRLTDLFVRGASNFTVEDIKLGSPFYATIKMPVLSLAAQYSSSGVLFILPASSNGTYSAKFDQVKVFVKGTVSTSVKNDKNYLHVDSLDVQLVVKNVFMRVQKNTSLSRIISEATNIFLRDNGQEVLKAMDPQLKRKLSVLFSGIVNQLLRHVPIETFLVS is encoded by the exons atgaaaatttatttaaataatgag ttattgtaTTATCAGAATCTCCTCGTGA CTGAATATGTTAAGCAATGTTCTAAAAGTGATCctcagttaaaaaaatgtcttattGATGCTCTACATCATCTTCGGCCATATCTAAAGACCGGTATACCTGAAATTGAATTACCTTCGGTTGAACCCTTTTTG ATGGACGAACTGACGCTATCGTTAACAGGTGGTTCTAACGGATATAGGGTTCGACTAACGGATTTATTTGTTAGGGGAGCAAGTAACTTCACGGTTGAAGATATTAAACTTGGATCTCCTTTTTATGCGACGATAAAAATGCCTGTGTTATCATTAGCTGCTCAATATTCCAG ttcAGGTGTACTGTTTATACTTCCGGCAAGTAGTAATGGAACCTATTCAGCAAAATTCGATCAAGTTAAAGTCTTTGTAAAAGGTACTGTGTCGACCTctgtaaaaaatgataagaattatCTTCACGTTGATTCACTGGATGTTCAATTAgttgtaaaaaatgtttttatgagagttcaaaaaaatactagcCTTAGCCGCATAATTA gTGAGGCAACAAATATATTTCTTCGTGATAATGGACAGGAAGTACTGAAGGCAATGGATCCGCAacttaaaagaaaattgtCGGTATTGTTCTCGGGAATTGTTAATCAATTACTGCGTCATGTACCAATTGAAACTTTTCTTGTATCATAA
- the LOC130675686 gene encoding uncharacterized protein LOC130675686, which produces MKTYIFFLTISALFLVTLCQVPSYIKICGRKDPQLNQCIKSSVESLRHKLRTGIPEFAVPPLEYLNIEEGLPLANSNEIKASAKQVKLYGLPDFQINSIKMNIETKTIDLDIYFKNVQLEGDYDVTAKIIVPVTGKGPIKIDAESVSAKVTIIYRLVNTKKGQRMHFTSMTCKLKIGSYHSKFVAREGPDATFSEAINSVINNSQQEILEGIIPSLERSISKKVLELSNKITKNFTYEELFPDRE; this is translated from the exons ATGAaaacatacatattttttttaactatttccGCTCTATTTTTGGTGACGTTATGTCAAGTCC CAtcttatattaaaatttgtggACGTAAAGATCCTCAATTAAATCAGTGTATAAAAAGCAGCGTTGAATCACTTCGTCATAAACTTCGTACAGGAATACCTGAATTTGCTGTACCGCCATTAGAATATTTGAATATCGAAGAAGGATTACCATTAGCTaattcaaatgaaataaaGGCATCTGCGAAACAAGTCAAACTTTATGGATTACctgattttcaaataaatagtattaaaatgaatatagAAACTAAAACAATTGATttagatatatatttcaaaaatgttcaATTGGAAGGAGATTATGATGTCACTGCTAAAATAATTGTTCCAGTAACTGGAAAAGGGCCTATAAAAATCGATGCCG aaagcGTCAGTGCAAAAGTGACAATTATCTATCGTTTGGTAAACacgaaaaaaggacaacgtatgCACTTTACATCAATGACTTGTAAACTAAAAATCGGAAGCTATCATTCAAAATTCGTCGCCCGTGAAGGTCCAGATGCAACCTTTTCAGAAGCTATTAATTCTGTCATAAATAATAGCCAACAAGAAATTTTAGAAGGAATAATTCCCAGCCTTGAAAGATctatttcaaaaaaagttcttgaactttctaataaaataacaaaaaatttcacttacGAAGAACTATTTCCTGATCgggaataa
- the LOC130676556 gene encoding uncharacterized protein LOC130676556 has translation MFKFIIFSFCYMIILCHTAEFEDAFKHCHPNVSGFDSCIREGLNSIRPYFKTGLSKYNVKPFDPFFAEEVTVTRGLPRLGFILTLRNVTESGWTASKVTKFVSDLSNYKVVYTQSFPAKFLNGDYEFTGNLLGPKLTNKGKFTLDLYDLIQTTTVTKQPGEKLKARIEVETIRDLKLHISNLLQGRLVLENFMDTIINGAWQPGFVVTKGIINDLVSNAFTKIFGEAFQNFPFEKIIKNK, from the exons atgtttaagttcattatttttagtttttgttatATGATCATTTTATGTCATACTGCAGAATTTG AAGATGCATTTAAACATTGCCATCCAAACGTCAGTGGATTTGATTCATGTATTAGAGAGGGATTGAATTCTATAAGGCCATATTTTAAAACAGGCTTGTCGAAATATAATGTTAAACCATTCGATCCATTTTTTGCTGAGGAAGTAACAGTGACAAGAGGTTTACCTAGACTTGGTTTTATTTTGACATTGAGAAATGTTACAGAAAGTGGTTGGACAGCAAGTAAAGTTACCAAATTTGTCAGCGATTTATCTaattataaa gtTGTTTATACTCAAAGTTTTCcagcaaaatttttgaatggtGATTATGAGTTTACTGGTAATTTATTAGGTCCCAAGCTGACAAATAAAGGAAAATTTACTCTCGATTtat atgatTTGATTCAAACAACAACTGTAACAAAACAACCaggagaaaaattaaaagcgCGTATTGAAGTAGAGACAATACgagatttaaaattacatatttcaAATCTTTTGCAAGGACGTCttgttttagaaaatttcatggATACAATAATAAATGGTGCGTGGCAACCAGGTTTTGTTGTAACAAAAGGTATAATTAATGACCTCGTGTCAAATGcttttactaaaatatttggtgaggcttttcaaaattttccatttgaaaaaataattaaaaataaataa
- the LOC130676554 gene encoding uncharacterized protein LOC130676554, protein MQTQTLALFCALCVSCIAAQPADFSQMKTCKRGSSDYSSCMRLAFQENWPTIVRGIPVIDLPQLDPFHLDVMSTDYEFGEVTGKIVVRNVKSYGLAKTRFLSIRSNHEDNRYRLEIDLEIPKMFVEGDFKSDGTIGSFNVMGKGEFNVSMEDVSGTMTLEGEIINDRWVLDKFNFMPEVGNMKVWASDLFNGNKELTKAALTFANQYWQILYRGMLPHAAKSWNAYMINLCNRILSNLSFSKLFP, encoded by the exons ATGCAGACGCAAACATTAGCTCTTTTCTGTGCATTATGCGTCTCTTGTATTGCTGCTCAGCCAGCTGACTTCT CTCAGATGAAAACATGTAAACGAGGGTCAAGTGATTATTCATCATGTATGAGATTAGCGTTTCAAGAAAATTGGCCAACTATTGTACGAG gAATTCCGGTAATTGATTTACCGCAATTAGATCCTTTCCATCTTGATGTCATGTCCACTGATTACGAATTCGGTGAAGTAACTGGCAAAATAGTTGTGCGTAATGTTAAATCGTATGGTTTAGCTAAAACTCGTTTCTTATCAATAAGATCAAACCATGAAGACAATCGTTACCGTCTTGAAATCGATTTAGAAATTCCGAAAATGTTTGTAGAAGGAGATTTCAAATCCGATGGCACTATTGGGTCTTTTAATGTTATGGGAAAAG gtGAATTTAATGTCAGTATGGAAGATGTCTCAGGAACAATGACTTTAGAAggagaaataattaatgacaGATGGgtacttgataaatttaacttcATGCCTGAAGTTGGAAACATGAAGGTTTGGGCAAGTGATTTGTTTAACGGCAACAAAGAGCTCA CTAAAGCAGCACTTACTTTTGCAAATCAATACTGGCAAATTCTTTACCGTGGAATGTTACCTCATGCTGCTAAATCTTGGAATGCTTACATGATAAATTTGTGCAACCGTATTTTATCAAACctttcattttcaaaattattcccttga
- the LOC130676555 gene encoding circadian clock-controlled protein daywake-like: MSGFKIIFLAVLISCASAIDLPEFLRVCNRNDPNMNACIKDSAEHLKPYLITGVPEYNIPSLEPLLLNDLVAAEGHGIRITGKDVKAYGAGNYFVKEINVDMAALEFNVDILLPHLYVEGIYEIDGKVLLLPITGSGRMIGNFTDCIGSVKFLASAKPDAQGVKQFNIDEFNLKVTVGNGNLQLDNLFGGDKTIGDVVNQAINANFAIFLREILPLVEKSLALAFRDIGNGIVNSFTFDQLFPM, translated from the exons ATGTCCgggtttaaaattatttttcttgcaGTTTTAATATCATGCGCGTCAGCAATAGATTTAC cgGAATTTCTTCGGGTTTGTAATAGAAATGATCCAAATATGAACGCCTGTATCAAAGACAGTGCTGAACATCTGAAACCATATTTAATTACCGGTGTACCTGAGTATAATATACCATCACTTGAGCCTTTATTACTAAACGATCTTGTGGCTGCCGAAGGACATGGTATCAGAATTACAGGAAAAGATGTAAAAGCTTACGGTGCTGGTAACTACTTTGTCAAAGAAATTAA tgTGGACATGGCGGCGTTAGAATTCAATGTAGACATTTTGCTACCTCATTTGTACGTCGAAGGCATATACGAAATTGAtggaaaagttttattattaccaATAACCGGTTCTGGTCGAATGATCGGTAACTTTACAGATTGTATTGGATCGGTTAAATTTTTAGCATCAGCAAAGCCAGATGCACAGGGAGTGAAACAGTTTAATATCGatgagtttaatttaaaagtaacagTCGGTAATGGTAATTTACAACTTGACAATCTTTTTGGTGGTGACAAAACTATCGGAGATGTCGTTAATCAAGCGATAAATGCAAACTTTGCTATTTTCTTGCGTGAAATTCTTCCTCTGGTTGAAAAATCATTAGCTTTAGCTTTTAGAGATATTGGTAATGGTATTGTTAATTCATTCACCTTCGATCAACTTTTCccaatgtaa
- the LOC130676553 gene encoding putative beta-carotene-binding protein → MLYSIIFFLNIIFLTSFVSAEVPSYIPICGRRNPNLNECVKNSVDTLRPKLRDGIPELDVPSTNPLFMEEGLPLADSPDFKAGAKNVKIFNALDFEVKRLNVDLENKKIDIDIFFKKMKLQGDYHVKAKIVVPVEGSGPIDIDAEDIESNSTMIFKIINTKKGKQLFFTSMKCKLRIRDYKSTFVAKAGANDQFADAINAVINTNRVEIIESLTPSLEKAIASKLLELSNRICKNFTYDELFPDRE, encoded by the exons atgctttattcaataatattttttctaaatattatttttttaacatctttTGTTTCAGCTGAAGTTC caTCATATATACCAATATGTGGTCGAAGAAATCCAAATTTGAATGAATGCGTAAAAAATAGTGTAGATACTTTACGTCCAAAACTACGTGATGGTATACCCGAGCTTGATGTACCTTCAACTAATCCCCTTTTTATGGAAGAAGGACTTCCTCTAGCTGATTCACCAGATTTTAAAGCTGGAgctaaaaatgtaaaaatctTCAATGCTCTCGATTTCGAAGTTAAAAGACTCAACGTTGATCTTGAAAACAAGAAAATagatattgatatttttttcaaaaaaatgaaattgcaAGGAGATTATCACGTCAAAGCAAAAATAGTTGTTCCAGTAGAAGGATCAGGACCTATTGACATTGATGCGG AGGACATCGAATCAAACTCAAcaatgattttcaaaataatcaacacaaaaaaggGCAAACAACTTTTCTTCACCAGTATGAAGTGTAAGCTAAGAATAAGAGATTACAAATCTACCTTTGTTGCTAAAGCCGGAGCAAATGATCAATTTGCCGATGCTATAAATGCTGTTATTAATACAAATCGTGTTGAAATCATTGAATCTCTTACACCTAGTCTTGAAAAAGCAATAGCTTCTAAATTACTTGAATTGTCTAATCGAATATGTAAAAACTTTACATACGATGAATTATTCCCTGATcgagagtaa
- the LOC130676552 gene encoding protein takeout-like produces the protein MKIKKIFCAVILVFFLSGIKVDGKYRGLEFLDPCSRSDPELEACLARSANVLSERFRYGLPQLGYPEVEPIVLDEVHISLGGGPDGYKAQFRDVAARGVSALRITGLRTRITDDEVQLQLALHIPRIRAAAKYRSSGKLILVPASGAGDYWGEYDGVKAKVFIRAKPFSVENHKYLRLQQLKMDFSVENIKMGVENVHGGNTILQSALNLFINSNSQDLLKEMKPDLRRKLVQVMTAFVEKLFAQVPYDAWITD, from the exons atgaagataaaaaaaattttttgtgctgtcatcttagttttttttttatcggggATAAAAGTTGACGGAAAGTATCGCGGATTAGAATTTTTGGACCCTTGTTCAAGAAGTGATCCAGAATTGGAAGCATGTCTTGCAAGATCGGCTAATGTATTGAGCGAGCGCTTTCGATAtg gcCTACCGCAGTTAGGATATCCAGAAGTTGAGCCAATAGTATTAGATGAAGTTCATATATCTTTAGGTGGTGGTCCAGACGGATACAAAGCACAATTTCGTGATGTTGCAGCAAGGGGAGTTTCAGCATTAAGAATAACTGGTTTAAGAACACGAATAACTGATGATGAAGTACAATTGCAATTAGCCCTTCATATACCAAGAATTAGAGCAGCTGCCAAGTATCGATCAAGTGGTAAACTTATTCTTGTTCCGGCTAGCGGTGCTGGTGATTATTGGGGTGAATAtg atGGAGTTAAAGCCAAAGTATTTATAAGAGCTAAGCCATTCTCAGTCGAAAACCATAAATATTTGCGACTGCAACAATTGAAAATGGATTTCAgtgttgaaaatataaaaatgggGGTCGAAAATGTTCATGGAGGCAATACAATATTAC aatcgGCATTGaacttatttataaatagtaaCAGTCAAGATCTCTTGAAAGAAATGAAACCTGATTTAAGACGTAAATTAGTTCAAGTTATGACTGCttttgtagaaaaattatttgctcaAGTGCCTTATGATGCTTGGATCAcagattaa